A single Nicotiana tabacum cultivar K326 chromosome 5, ASM71507v2, whole genome shotgun sequence DNA region contains:
- the LOC142181310 gene encoding uncharacterized protein LOC142181310, with the protein MGQLASAQNTRPIGVFQVTLDERPATIDSTLKKSKESEKSVGEAVAEQPPPVVARPPPSFPQRLQKVKDNVAYKKFLDILKQVQINIALVGILQEVPKYEKYIKDIVANKRRLTEFEIMALTKECSSRIQSKLPQKLKDPGSFTIQISIGKHVVGRALYDLGARIDFMPLSVFKQLGLSEPHPTTIILRLADRSLAHLEGVIEDALIQVGSFIFPADLVILDYEPNKVVPFILKRPFLATGRAIIDVCEGKMKMRAGDRVWVFNVYKSLRLPAHYEELSMISVVESDATSLVTSMSPIDPIERVLIGDKEDSEDEMMGEIEQVRDMSCSYVQGFGKFEELDRPVTLTPHKPSIEEAPKLEHKPLLAHLHYAYLGNSGTLHVIISSSLTNTQEEKLPRVLVEHKKAIGWTIANIKGISPSICMHKIFLEDGHRPSVEHQRRLNPIMKEVVKKEVIKLLDAGIIFSISNNNWVSSVQCVPKKGGMTVIENEKNELIPTRTVTEWRVCIIYRSLNKVTRKDHFPLPFIDQMLDRLAGHEYYCFLDGYSRYNQIVIWP; encoded by the exons ATGGGACAGCTTGCCAGTGCTCAAAACACTAGACCAATTGGAGTCTTCCAA GTGACTCTTGATGAGAGGCCAGCCACTATTGATTCAACATTAAAAAAATCTAAGGAATCTGAGAAGTCAGTTGGAGAGGCGGTGGCTGAGCAACCCCCACCAGTGGTTGCAAGGCCACCACCTTCGTTCCCTCAAAGATTGCAGAAAGTAAAAGATAATGTCGCATATAAAAAGTTTCTTGATATTTTGAAACAGGTGCAAATCAATATTGCATTGGTTGGCATCTTACAAGAAGTGCCCAAATATGAAAAGTACATCAAGGACATAGTTGCAAATAAAAGGAGGCTGACCGAGTTCGAAATCATGGCACTCACTAAGGAGTGTAGCTCAAGAATTCAAAGCAAGCTACCTCAGAAATTGAAGGACCCAGGTAGTTTCACTATCCAAATCTCGATTGGTAAACATGTAGTTGGGCGAGCCTTATATGATCTTGGAGCGAGAATCGATTTTATGCCGCTATCGGTGTTCAAACAATTGGGGTTGAGTGAGCCACACCCAACAACGATAATCTTACGGCTAGCTGATCGCTCCCTTGCTCATcttgaaggagtgattgaagatgcgCTGATTCAAGTGGGGTCTTTCATATTCCCTGCTGATTTAGTTATCCTGGACTACGAGCCCAATAAGGTTGTCCCATTTATTTTGAAGCGTCCATTTTTAGCCACGGGCCGAGCTATTATTGATGTTTGCGAAGGAAAGATGAAGATGAGAGCAGGTGATCGAGTGTGGGTATTCAATGTTTATAAATCACTCAGGTTGCCAGCCCACTATGAAGAGTTATCCATGATCTCTGTGGTGGAGAGTGATGCCACATCATTAGTGACCTCTATGAGCCCTATAGATCCTATTGAACGAGTATTGATTGGGGATAAAGAAGATAGTGAAGATGAAATGATGGGAGAAATTGAGCAAGTACGAGATATGTCCTGTAGTTATGTCCAGGGGTTTggaaaatttgaggagttggacaGGCCTGTCACTTTGACCCCTCATAAGCCATCTATTGAAGAAGCTCCGAAGCTAGAACATAAGCCACTTCTAGCGCATCTGCACTATGCTTATTTGGGGAACTCTGGGACATTGCACGTGATTATTTCATCCAGCTTGACCAACACTCAAGAAGAAAAATTGCCCAGAGTACTCGTCGAGCATAAAAAGGCCATTGGGTGGACTATTGCTAACATCAAGGGAATTAGTCCATCgatttgcatgcataaaatcttcTTAGAAGATGGACACCGCCCTAGTGTGGAGCATCAGAGAAGGTTAAATCCCATTATGAAAGAGGTGGTGAAAAAGGAAGTAATCAAGTTGCTAGATGCAGGTATCATTTTTTCTATTTCTAACAACAACTGGGTAAGCTCGGTTCAATGTGTGCCCAAAAAGGGAGGAATGACTGTGATTGAGAATGAGAAGAATGAGCTAATTCCTACTCGCACTGTGACGGAGTGGAGAGTCTGCATTATTTATAGAAGCCTCAACAAAGTAACCCGcaaggaccacttcccacttccattcattgaccaaatgctAGACAGATTAGCCGGGCATGAATattattgcttccttgatggatattcgAGATACAATCAGATTGTCATATGGCCATAG
- the LOC142181311 gene encoding uncharacterized protein LOC142181311, with protein MPLNNILELELFNVWGIDFMGPFPPSRGNKYILLAVDYESKWVEEIALPTNDAMVVAVFVKEHIFEIWDSTVATSYHPQTSGQAEVSNREIKQILEKTVNVNRKDWAAKLDDILWPYRTTYKTPIGASPYKLVYGKFVSFGRKV; from the exons ATGCCTTTGAATAACATCCTAGAACTTGAGCTTTTTAATGTGTGGGGGATAGATTTTATGGGGCCGTTTCCACCGTCCAGAGGAAACAAATACATTTTGCTAGCAGTTGACTACGAGTCAAAATGGGTGGAGGAAATTGCTTTGCCAACAAATGATGCCATGGTGGTAGCTGTTTTTGTGAAAGAACATATTTTTGAGATTTGGGACTCCAC AGTTGCTACATCATATCATCCTCAAACAAGTGGGCAAGCTGAGGTGTCAAATAGAGAAATAAAGCAAATATTAGAGAAGACGGTGAATGTGAATAGGAAGGATTGGGCTGCAAAGTTAGATGATATCTTATGGCCGTATAGAACTACATATAAAACGCCAATTGGGGCATCCCCTTACAAGCttgtttatgggaag TTTGTCTCTTTTGGCAGAAAAGTATAG